From Marinobacterium sp. LSUCC0821, a single genomic window includes:
- the typA gene encoding translational GTPase TypA, whose product MIENLRNIAIIAHVDHGKTTLVDKLLQQSGTLDRRNEGAERVMDSNDQERERGITILAKNTAIKWNDYRINIVDTPGHADFGGEVERVLSMVDCVLLLVDAVDGPMPQTRFVTQKAFARGLKPIVVINKIDRPGARPDWVMDQVFELFDNLGATDEQLDFPVVYASAINGIAGNDHEAMAEDMTPLFEAIIEHVEAPHVDVDGPFQMQISALDYNSFAGVIGVGRISRGKVKTNTPVKIIDAHAKVRNGRVLTIMGYHGLERVEVSEAQAGDIVCVTGMDELNISDTICNPDVVEALPALSVDEPTVSMTFQVNDSPFAGKEGKFVTSRNIKERLERELIHNVALRVEQGDSPEKFRVSGRGELHLSVLIESMRREGFELGISRPEVIQKVVDGVVQEPYEIVMIDVEDQHQGAIIEELGKRRADMTNMEVDGKGRCRLTFMIPSRGLIGFRSQFLTMTSGTGIMNSIFDHYGEVKEGESVTRNNGVLVSMVTGKVLGYSLFTLQERGRLMIGPNIDTYEGMIIGIHSRSNDLAVNPTKGKQLTNVRASGTDENIILTPPVRFSLEQALDFIEDDELVEVTPESIRIRKKLLTENARKRAKK is encoded by the coding sequence GTGATTGAGAATCTACGAAATATCGCGATTATCGCGCACGTCGACCATGGTAAAACCACTCTGGTCGATAAACTGCTACAGCAGTCAGGTACGTTAGACCGTCGTAACGAAGGCGCAGAGCGCGTTATGGACTCAAACGACCAGGAGCGTGAGCGCGGCATTACAATCCTAGCTAAAAACACCGCAATCAAGTGGAACGACTACCGTATCAACATCGTTGACACACCGGGGCACGCTGACTTTGGTGGTGAGGTAGAGCGCGTACTTTCAATGGTCGACTGTGTACTTCTGCTTGTCGACGCTGTTGATGGCCCAATGCCACAGACTCGCTTTGTTACGCAAAAAGCCTTTGCTCGCGGCCTAAAGCCTATCGTTGTTATCAATAAGATTGACCGCCCAGGCGCTCGTCCAGATTGGGTTATGGATCAGGTATTCGAACTATTCGACAACCTAGGCGCAACTGATGAGCAACTAGACTTCCCTGTTGTATACGCTTCAGCTATTAACGGCATCGCTGGTAATGACCACGAAGCGATGGCAGAAGACATGACTCCGCTGTTTGAAGCGATCATCGAGCACGTAGAAGCACCTCATGTAGATGTTGACGGCCCTTTCCAGATGCAGATCTCCGCGCTTGACTACAACAGCTTCGCTGGTGTTATCGGTGTTGGTCGTATCTCTCGCGGCAAGGTCAAAACTAACACGCCAGTTAAGATTATCGACGCACACGCCAAAGTGCGTAACGGTCGAGTTTTAACGATCATGGGCTACCACGGCCTTGAGCGCGTTGAGGTCTCTGAAGCTCAGGCGGGCGATATCGTCTGTGTAACGGGTATGGACGAACTAAACATCTCTGACACCATCTGTAACCCAGATGTTGTTGAAGCCCTTCCAGCTCTATCTGTAGATGAACCTACAGTATCAATGACCTTCCAAGTAAACGACTCTCCGTTTGCTGGTAAAGAGGGTAAATTCGTTACTAGCCGCAACATCAAAGAGCGTCTAGAGCGTGAATTGATTCACAACGTAGCACTTCGCGTAGAACAGGGCGACAGCCCAGAGAAATTCCGCGTATCGGGTCGTGGTGAACTTCACCTTTCAGTACTTATCGAATCTATGCGTCGCGAAGGCTTTGAGCTTGGCATCTCCCGTCCTGAAGTAATTCAGAAAGTTGTTGATGGCGTAGTTCAAGAGCCGTATGAGATTGTAATGATCGACGTAGAAGATCAGCACCAGGGCGCTATCATCGAAGAGCTAGGCAAACGCCGCGCTGACATGACCAATATGGAAGTGGATGGCAAAGGTCGTTGCCGACTAACATTCATGATCCCATCACGTGGTCTTATCGGTTTCCGTAGCCAGTTCCTAACCATGACATCTGGCACAGGTATCATGAACTCTATCTTCGACCACTACGGCGAAGTGAAAGAGGGTGAATCGGTTACTCGTAACAACGGCGTACTTGTTTCAATGGTTACAGGTAAAGTGCTTGGTTACTCACTGTTCACGCTTCAGGAGCGTGGCCGCCTAATGATCGGACCAAACATCGATACGTACGAAGGTATGATTATCGGTATCCACAGCCGCTCGAATGACCTAGCCGTTAACCCAACTAAAGGTAAACAGCTAACCAACGTTCGTGCATCGGGTACTGATGAGAACATCATTCTGACTCCACCAGTTCGCTTCTCACTTGAGCAGGCACTGGACTTCATCGAAGATGACGAGCTAGTAGAAGTAACGCCAGAGAGCATTCGTATCCGTAAGAAGCTACTTACAGAAAACGCTCGTAAACGCGCTAAGAAGTAA
- a CDS encoding MFS transporter translates to MSKKKNSIFYRVSPILFSIIGMALSHNLFFLVLPLQMKSAGLNSSQVGIAMGMFAAGSIAAGLFGSKLVNRVGHIRAFASFAATLSIVSIAHSFMDSFFVISALRVIAGFCFIASFITLESWLNVMSDSSNRGKLFSVYQIFFALGFGAAPFLMSQTGESDIRLYGVISALTAVALIIMAMSRMPQPELPGRSRAMSLKKLWGYSPSGTFSCVIAGSIGSASVSLIALYAYARGFHGPLLSVILGSYLLGGLLTQYPTGWFADRFDKRTVGAALMLVGIGSNAIIILDYFENLPTSIVVLFFLLSGGAGAAIFPLAVTQVFDHIETKEALPATSTMQILLGVGGVLGPIIAGALMTAFSEIWLYFYVIVLHVILMAFLLIRKLFIRTERLEPAQPYQMTTNPASVPPLEEYVKAEIAEPALKLLIEALKQTPKNPQALIKVTLESAKLQAEDVALQMVLKLPKYAGELTEHLVTLYPEKRLEVARSLTDFFDLHKTRINYAIVGGLKTNATDKEIFEIDRLIELRKQRLKEVGLPVE, encoded by the coding sequence ATGTCAAAAAAGAAAAATAGTATCTTCTACCGCGTCAGCCCTATCCTCTTCTCAATAATCGGGATGGCGCTAAGCCACAACCTCTTTTTCCTTGTTCTACCGCTTCAAATGAAGAGCGCAGGGCTTAACTCTTCGCAGGTTGGTATTGCGATGGGTATGTTTGCAGCAGGCTCAATTGCTGCAGGCCTTTTTGGTTCAAAGTTGGTCAACCGAGTCGGTCACATACGCGCCTTTGCAAGTTTTGCTGCCACGCTCTCTATCGTCTCAATTGCCCATAGTTTTATGGACTCGTTTTTTGTCATTAGCGCGCTACGTGTAATCGCGGGTTTCTGTTTTATCGCAAGCTTTATCACGCTAGAGAGCTGGCTCAATGTAATGAGTGACAGTTCGAACCGCGGCAAGTTGTTTAGCGTCTACCAGATCTTCTTCGCTTTGGGCTTTGGCGCAGCGCCCTTCTTGATGAGCCAGACAGGCGAGAGTGACATCCGCCTTTACGGAGTAATCAGCGCGCTAACGGCGGTCGCTTTAATCATCATGGCGATGAGTCGCATGCCACAGCCAGAGCTCCCTGGCAGAAGCAGAGCAATGAGCCTAAAGAAACTCTGGGGCTACTCACCCTCTGGCACCTTCTCTTGTGTAATTGCGGGCTCCATTGGTTCAGCAAGCGTATCGCTAATAGCACTGTACGCTTATGCTCGAGGCTTTCACGGTCCACTCTTATCCGTCATTCTTGGCTCATACCTGCTAGGCGGCCTATTAACACAGTATCCGACAGGTTGGTTCGCTGACCGTTTCGATAAACGTACGGTTGGCGCAGCATTAATGTTGGTGGGTATAGGTTCAAATGCGATCATCATTTTGGACTACTTTGAAAACCTTCCAACGAGCATTGTTGTTCTATTCTTCCTACTTTCGGGCGGTGCAGGCGCTGCCATTTTTCCACTTGCAGTGACACAGGTGTTTGACCACATTGAGACCAAAGAGGCGCTACCAGCAACAAGTACAATGCAGATTTTGCTTGGGGTAGGCGGCGTACTGGGGCCAATCATAGCCGGCGCTTTGATGACCGCATTCAGTGAGATCTGGCTCTACTTCTATGTCATTGTCCTGCATGTGATACTGATGGCATTCCTGCTTATACGTAAGCTATTCATTCGTACGGAGCGATTGGAACCAGCACAGCCATATCAGATGACAACCAACCCCGCTTCTGTACCTCCACTTGAAGAGTATGTTAAGGCTGAGATTGCAGAACCTGCACTCAAGCTACTGATAGAAGCGCTTAAGCAGACGCCGAAAAACCCACAAGCACTTATCAAAGTAACTTTGGAGTCGGCCAAATTGCAGGCCGAAGACGTAGCCCTGCAAATGGTTCTGAAGCTACCTAAATACGCTGGTGAACTGACAGAGCACCTCGTCACTCTATACCCAGAAAAACGTTTAGAAGTTGCCCGCTCGTTGACCGACTTTTTTGACCTACACAAAACCCGAATCAACTATGCGATTGTTGGCGGTCTTAAAACCAACGCGACGGACAAAGAGATATTTGAAATTGATAGACTCATTGAGCTGCGTAAACAGCGCCTCAAAGAGGTAGGACTCCCTGTCGAATGA
- the pip gene encoding prolyl aminopeptidase yields the protein MRTLYPEIAPFNHSFFETEDGHKIYFEQCGNPHGEPVIFIHGGPGGGCSSEHRRFFNPEHYRIILFDQRGCGRSLPHGSLSNNTTQALISDMEQLRNLLNIDKWLLFGGSWGSTLSLAYAQRHTERVSGMILRGIFLCRPRDLEWFYQDGASHVYPDYWQDYIEPIDPQSRDNMMQAYYQILTGPDEIKRMHAAKAWSVWEGRCSTLAPSPSLVDHFEDPHVALAMARIEAHYFVNNAFFSEDQLLKECNKLVNLPTWIVHGRYDMVCPIEQAYLLSKQLPHAQFEIVRDAGHSAFEPGITDRLIHATDQFLELSA from the coding sequence ATGAGAACACTTTATCCAGAAATAGCCCCCTTCAATCACAGTTTTTTTGAAACTGAGGATGGCCATAAGATCTATTTCGAACAGTGTGGTAATCCTCATGGCGAACCTGTCATATTCATCCATGGTGGGCCAGGGGGTGGCTGTTCAAGCGAACACCGTCGTTTCTTTAACCCTGAACACTACCGCATTATTCTTTTTGATCAGAGAGGATGTGGTCGTTCACTACCGCATGGCTCACTAAGCAATAACACCACTCAAGCACTGATATCAGATATGGAGCAGCTCCGAAATCTGCTCAATATTGATAAATGGCTACTGTTCGGCGGAAGCTGGGGCTCGACCCTAAGCCTTGCCTATGCACAGCGACATACTGAGCGCGTATCTGGAATGATTCTTCGCGGTATCTTCCTGTGTAGGCCACGAGACCTAGAGTGGTTCTATCAAGATGGTGCTAGCCACGTGTACCCGGATTACTGGCAGGATTATATTGAACCAATAGATCCGCAAAGCCGTGACAATATGATGCAGGCCTACTATCAAATTTTAACGGGTCCGGATGAGATCAAACGCATGCACGCAGCCAAGGCTTGGTCTGTCTGGGAAGGTCGCTGCTCTACCCTAGCACCAAGCCCAAGCCTTGTTGATCACTTCGAAGATCCGCATGTTGCACTTGCCATGGCCCGCATCGAAGCGCACTACTTTGTAAACAACGCATTCTTTAGCGAAGATCAGTTACTTAAAGAGTGTAATAAGCTTGTTAACCTACCAACTTGGATTGTTCACGGACGATACGACATGGTCTGCCCAATTGAACAAGCTTACCTACTTTCTAAGCAACTCCCGCATGCGCAATTTGAGATAGTTCGAGATGCAGGTCACTCAGCCTTCGAACCTGGCATCACTGACCGCTTAATCCACGCAACGGATCAATTTTTGGAGCTTAGCGCCTAA
- the dtd gene encoding D-aminoacyl-tRNA deacylase, producing the protein MKGLIQRVSSAQVVVDGEVIGKIDKGILLLLGVEKDDDTTRADKLIDKVTTYRIFSDDDGKMNLSLRDIEGELLVVSQFTLVADTAKGKRPGFSRGAPPALGEELYNYFCETAKASGIKVATGRFGADMKVSLTNDGPVTFWLES; encoded by the coding sequence ATGAAGGGTCTTATTCAACGTGTCAGTAGTGCACAGGTAGTCGTTGATGGTGAAGTGATCGGCAAAATCGACAAAGGCATTCTGCTCCTACTGGGTGTAGAGAAGGATGATGATACAACCCGAGCAGACAAACTGATCGACAAGGTGACTACCTATCGAATCTTCAGTGATGACGACGGCAAGATGAATCTAAGCCTTCGCGATATTGAGGGCGAGCTGCTAGTTGTATCCCAGTTCACTCTGGTCGCTGACACAGCCAAGGGAAAACGCCCCGGCTTCTCCCGCGGCGCCCCACCAGCGCTAGGCGAAGAGCTCTACAACTACTTTTGCGAAACTGCCAAGGCTAGCGGAATTAAAGTCGCTACCGGACGGTTTGGTGCGGATATGAAAGTATCGCTGACCAATGATGGGCCAGTAACGTTCTGGCTAGAGAGTTAA
- the tyrS gene encoding tyrosine--tRNA ligase, translating into MAEKNLIAELQARGLISQMSSEEELVKHLENNSVTLYCGFDPTADSLHIGSLVPLLTLRRFQQYGHKPLALVGGATGLIGDPSFKAQERKLNDDSTVAGWVEKLKAQVSRFIDFNDASNSAEVVNNLDWTRGVDVLTFLRDVGKHFSVNQMIAKESVKQRIDREGSGISFTEFTYMILQSYDFQQLNKSHGCTLQIGGSDQWGNITGGIDLSRRMNGNQVFGITLPLVTKSDGTKFGKTESGTIWLDATKTSPYAFYQFWLATADADVYKFLRYFTFINVARIDEIEAEDKAAQGRPQAQRILAEEMTRLIHGEEALQAAQRITESLFSGDISSLSENDLEQLKLDGLPSSEVPADLSATPLTTLLVDAEMAPSGKQIKDALQRNAVIVNERECGLDDNMAGNDIFATDKGLYGKFFLVKVGKKKHHLFYR; encoded by the coding sequence ATGGCAGAAAAGAACTTAATAGCAGAGCTTCAGGCGCGTGGTTTGATTTCGCAAATGAGTAGTGAAGAGGAGCTGGTTAAGCACCTTGAGAATAACTCAGTGACGCTCTATTGTGGATTTGACCCTACCGCGGACAGTCTACACATTGGCTCTTTGGTGCCGCTTCTAACTCTCCGTAGATTTCAGCAATACGGACATAAACCGCTTGCACTTGTGGGTGGTGCAACAGGTCTTATCGGCGATCCAAGCTTCAAAGCGCAAGAGCGCAAATTGAACGACGACTCAACAGTTGCTGGTTGGGTAGAAAAGCTTAAGGCCCAGGTTAGCCGTTTTATCGATTTCAACGATGCATCTAATAGTGCTGAAGTAGTAAACAACCTTGATTGGACTCGCGGTGTTGATGTTTTAACCTTCCTTCGCGATGTAGGTAAGCACTTCTCTGTTAATCAGATGATTGCAAAAGAGTCTGTTAAGCAGCGAATCGATCGTGAAGGTTCTGGTATCTCGTTTACAGAGTTCACTTACATGATTCTGCAGTCATATGACTTCCAGCAGTTGAATAAATCGCACGGTTGTACTCTACAGATCGGCGGTTCAGATCAATGGGGTAACATTACGGGTGGTATCGATCTGTCACGTCGTATGAATGGTAACCAGGTATTTGGCATCACGTTGCCGTTGGTGACTAAGTCTGATGGTACTAAGTTTGGTAAAACCGAGTCGGGTACGATTTGGTTGGATGCAACCAAGACATCGCCTTATGCCTTCTATCAGTTCTGGTTGGCAACCGCTGATGCAGATGTATATAAGTTCCTTCGCTACTTCACCTTTATTAATGTGGCACGAATCGACGAAATCGAAGCAGAAGATAAAGCGGCACAGGGTCGTCCACAGGCACAACGTATTCTTGCAGAAGAGATGACGCGCCTTATTCATGGCGAGGAAGCTCTCCAAGCAGCACAGCGCATTACTGAGTCACTATTCTCTGGTGATATCTCATCGCTAAGTGAAAATGATCTTGAGCAATTGAAGCTAGATGGATTGCCTTCGTCTGAAGTTCCAGCGGATCTTTCTGCAACACCATTAACCACTCTGCTAGTAGATGCCGAGATGGCTCCATCTGGTAAGCAGATAAAAGATGCGCTTCAGCGTAATGCGGTTATTGTGAACGAACGTGAATGTGGTCTAGATGATAATATGGCTGGCAACGACATCTTCGCTACTGATAAAGGCCTATACGGTAAGTTCTTCTTAGTTAAAGTTGGTAAGAAGAAACATCATCTTTTCTACCGTTAA
- a CDS encoding OapA family protein, producing the protein MPKAHLAVAGTLSFLAVILSILPSSDVEATRQFQEASSTTIDLPPISANDNSTAQTESGSPVTSAEPVVPEVVWQEFTVKSGDSLSTIFNRAGLTSKDVHEVAQADKKSRVFRSLRVGQKIQLDIDELGLNQMRIIVNKLEAYEFSRNGDGYRAEKVIRTPDVKQRFVSGEITNSLFLAAKKAGLSDQTTMELADIFGWDIDFALDIRAGDQFRVLFEEKFLDGKKIGYGDILAAEFTNNGDTFAAVRYEDSDGVVNYFTPDGHSMRKAFLRSPVDFRRISSGFQKERYHPVLGVKRPHRGTDYAAATGTPIKAAGDGKVIWLGTKGGYGKTIILQHGNNITTLYGHMSKYNSKLKNGARVKQGQTIGYVGKTGTATGPHLHYEFRVAGVHKNPLTVKLPTAEPIAKKERSNFSKISNALVASLQQKAIEQIAGDFNSENEG; encoded by the coding sequence ATGCCCAAGGCTCACCTTGCTGTAGCTGGGACTTTGTCTTTTTTGGCCGTCATATTAAGCATACTTCCTTCAAGTGATGTTGAAGCGACTCGACAATTTCAAGAAGCATCCTCAACTACTATTGATCTACCTCCAATTTCAGCTAACGACAACAGTACGGCACAAACTGAGTCAGGTTCACCAGTAACATCAGCTGAACCCGTTGTACCTGAAGTAGTATGGCAAGAATTTACTGTTAAAAGCGGCGACTCGCTTAGCACAATTTTTAACCGAGCAGGACTCACCTCTAAAGATGTTCATGAAGTTGCACAGGCGGATAAGAAGAGTCGTGTGTTTCGTTCATTAAGAGTTGGTCAGAAGATCCAACTTGATATTGATGAGCTTGGTCTTAACCAAATGCGCATCATTGTTAACAAATTAGAAGCCTATGAATTCAGCCGCAATGGTGACGGCTACAGAGCTGAAAAGGTGATACGCACTCCCGATGTTAAACAGCGCTTCGTCAGCGGCGAGATCACCAACTCTCTATTCTTGGCTGCGAAAAAAGCGGGACTATCTGATCAAACCACAATGGAACTAGCCGACATCTTTGGCTGGGACATAGATTTCGCACTCGATATCCGCGCTGGCGACCAATTCCGCGTGCTATTTGAAGAGAAGTTTCTTGATGGCAAGAAAATTGGATACGGCGACATTCTTGCGGCCGAGTTCACTAATAATGGTGACACTTTTGCTGCAGTTCGTTACGAGGATTCAGACGGCGTGGTGAACTACTTCACTCCTGACGGTCACAGCATGCGCAAAGCTTTTCTGAGATCACCGGTGGACTTCCGCCGAATTAGCTCTGGGTTCCAGAAAGAGCGCTACCACCCTGTGCTTGGTGTTAAGCGCCCACACCGCGGCACTGACTATGCAGCGGCGACCGGCACTCCAATTAAAGCAGCTGGTGATGGCAAGGTTATTTGGCTTGGCACCAAGGGTGGTTACGGTAAAACGATCATCCTGCAACATGGTAACAACATCACAACGCTTTACGGCCACATGAGCAAGTACAACTCTAAACTCAAAAATGGCGCACGAGTAAAACAGGGTCAGACTATCGGCTACGTTGGTAAAACTGGTACAGCAACAGGTCCACACTTGCATTATGAATTTCGTGTAGCAGGTGTTCACAAGAATCCTCTAACGGTCAAACTACCCACTGCCGAGCCAATCGCCAAAAAAGAGCGCAGCAACTTTAGCAAAATCTCTAACGCTCTAGTGGCCTCTCTTCAGCAGAAAGCGATTGAGCAAATTGCAGGCGACTTCAACTCAGAAAACGAAGGCTAA
- a CDS encoding anhydro-N-acetylmuramic acid kinase — protein MSNLYLGLMSGTSLDGLDIALCQFEPTFKLIATSGYEIDLSLRDRITAFSGVNSIVIDELMQLERDLGLFAADCVNKFLNEHQIDRSTISVIGYHGQTIRHRPDLLCTKQIGDPSILAEMCGIDVVADFRRRDMAAGGQGAPLVPAFHHYLTQNLERPFALLNLGGIANLSIFESCGEVKGFDTGPANTLLDQWHEKHRNGRYDPDGAWAASGVINHSLLEQMLSEPYFGLRAPKSTGRELFNLEWLTQQLIHHQNLNAADIQATLLELTATSVANGLMVESGETVKQLIVSGGGAKNSQLMARLKAHLPYTEVIASDELGWPSQAMEASAFAWLAFRFSERLSGNLPAVTGARGERILGALYPH, from the coding sequence ATGAGCAATCTCTACCTTGGCCTAATGTCTGGTACCAGTCTGGATGGCCTCGATATCGCACTTTGTCAGTTCGAACCCACATTCAAACTTATTGCGACTAGTGGATATGAGATTGACCTATCACTTCGTGATCGTATTACAGCCTTCTCTGGCGTTAATTCCATAGTGATTGATGAGCTTATGCAGCTTGAGCGCGACCTAGGACTGTTTGCTGCAGATTGTGTAAACAAGTTTCTAAACGAGCATCAGATCGACAGAAGCACTATCAGTGTTATCGGATATCACGGCCAAACTATCAGACATCGACCTGATCTCCTTTGCACAAAGCAGATTGGGGATCCATCCATTCTCGCTGAAATGTGCGGCATTGATGTTGTAGCTGACTTCAGACGTCGTGACATGGCAGCCGGAGGACAGGGCGCCCCCCTAGTACCCGCATTCCACCACTATTTAACTCAAAACCTTGAGAGACCTTTCGCCTTGCTCAACCTTGGCGGAATCGCCAACCTCTCAATTTTTGAAAGCTGCGGCGAGGTAAAAGGGTTTGATACTGGCCCTGCCAATACTCTGTTAGACCAGTGGCACGAGAAACACCGTAATGGCCGATATGACCCTGATGGTGCTTGGGCCGCAAGCGGTGTGATCAATCACTCCTTGTTGGAGCAGATGTTAAGCGAGCCCTATTTTGGACTCCGAGCCCCGAAAAGCACCGGACGCGAACTATTCAATTTAGAATGGCTAACACAACAACTCATTCACCATCAAAACCTTAATGCTGCCGACATACAGGCTACCTTGCTTGAACTAACAGCGACATCAGTTGCAAATGGACTCATGGTTGAGTCTGGCGAAACAGTCAAACAACTCATTGTAAGCGGGGGTGGTGCCAAAAACAGCCAACTAATGGCCCGACTAAAGGCACACCTTCCTTACACAGAAGTTATTGCTAGTGATGAACTAGGGTGGCCTTCGCAAGCTATGGAAGCTTCGGCATTTGCTTGGCTTGCATTTAGGTTTAGTGAACGACTAAGCGGAAATTTACCGGCAGTAACAGGAGCTAGGGGCGAGCGCATTCTGGGCGCACTCTACCCTCACTAA
- a CDS encoding tartrate dehydrogenase encodes MKSYRIAVLAGDGIGKEVMPEGIKSLDVVAKRFNFELQWQHFDFASCDYYLEHGKMMPDNWKEILGDFDAIYFGAVGWPATVPDHISLWDSLIQFRRQFDQYVCLRPVKLMPGVPSPLANRKVGDIDFYVVRENSEGEYSAVGGIIAEGTDHETVLQESVFTRKGTDRILKYAFDLAMTRERKHVTSATKSNGIAISMPWWDQRVEEMAKAYPEVTTDKYHIDILTAQFVMNPQRFDVVVASNLFGDILSDLGPACTGTIGIAPSANINPERNFPSLFEPVHGSAPDIYGLGIANPVGMIWSGVMMLDHLGENEAADHLMRTIEMVLETGPRTPDMGGKATTLQVGDAISEAI; translated from the coding sequence ATGAAAAGTTATCGTATTGCAGTGTTAGCAGGTGATGGCATCGGTAAAGAGGTGATGCCGGAGGGTATAAAATCTCTTGATGTGGTGGCGAAAAGATTTAACTTTGAACTGCAGTGGCAGCACTTTGATTTCGCATCCTGTGACTACTATCTAGAGCATGGCAAGATGATGCCTGATAACTGGAAAGAGATTCTAGGTGACTTTGATGCGATCTATTTTGGTGCTGTTGGCTGGCCTGCGACAGTGCCTGATCACATCTCTCTATGGGACTCTCTCATCCAGTTCCGTCGCCAATTTGATCAGTATGTCTGCCTACGACCGGTAAAATTGATGCCGGGTGTTCCATCGCCTTTGGCTAACCGTAAGGTGGGTGATATCGATTTTTATGTGGTTCGTGAGAACTCTGAAGGTGAGTATTCTGCTGTGGGTGGCATTATTGCCGAGGGCACGGATCACGAGACGGTATTACAGGAGAGTGTCTTCACCCGGAAGGGAACGGATCGTATTTTGAAGTACGCTTTCGACCTGGCGATGACGCGTGAACGCAAACATGTCACCTCTGCAACCAAATCAAATGGCATTGCGATATCGATGCCTTGGTGGGACCAGCGTGTTGAAGAGATGGCTAAAGCCTATCCTGAGGTAACCACCGACAAATACCATATCGATATTCTGACGGCACAGTTTGTCATGAATCCGCAGCGTTTTGATGTGGTAGTCGCATCTAACTTGTTTGGCGATATCCTTTCTGACTTAGGTCCTGCATGTACCGGCACTATTGGTATTGCACCCTCTGCAAATATCAATCCTGAGCGAAACTTCCCCTCGCTTTTTGAGCCAGTCCATGGTTCGGCTCCCGATATCTACGGTCTCGGTATCGCCAATCCAGTGGGTATGATCTGGAGTGGTGTCATGATGTTAGATCATCTGGGTGAAAACGAAGCGGCTGATCATCTAATGCGCACAATTGAGATGGTGTTGGAGACAGGTCCTCGTACGCCAGATATGGGTGGTAAGGCTACCACTCTTCAGGTTGGAGATGCGATTTCAGAGGCGATCTAA
- the erpA gene encoding iron-sulfur cluster insertion protein ErpA, translated as MIFTDSAANKVRSLIEEEQNENLKLRVFITGGGCAGFSYGFTFDEAVADDDTVIVNDGVTMVVDPMSFQYLVGSEVDYSEGLQGSKFSINNPNATTTCGCGSSFSI; from the coding sequence ATGATCTTTACCGACTCAGCTGCGAACAAAGTGCGTTCGTTAATTGAGGAGGAGCAGAACGAAAACCTTAAGCTACGCGTCTTTATTACTGGCGGTGGTTGTGCAGGTTTTTCTTACGGCTTCACCTTTGATGAAGCAGTTGCTGATGATGATACGGTCATTGTGAATGATGGCGTAACGATGGTGGTAGACCCAATGAGCTTTCAGTACCTAGTGGGTTCAGAGGTAGATTACAGTGAAGGTCTGCAGGGTTCGAAATTCTCGATAAATAACCCGAATGCCACGACAACCTGTGGCTGTGGTTCCTCTTTTTCTATCTGA